The genomic region ACTCCTCCTCGGGAGAAGAGGGATCAAACAACTTCCAAACCCAACAAACCCGCGCCCGATCATCCCTGGCGCAAGCAAGGAACCTTTCGCCGGACATTTCTAAATCAACCAAACCCCGGACTTTTCTAAATCAACGAGACATTTCCGATCTGCCACCACGCGGAAGCGGCCGCCGGAACGTGCCGGCGGCCGCCTGGAGATCCTGCTCGTGCGACGGTCGTCACCGCCGCGCGGGCTCCTTGTAGACGACGCCGTTCTTCATCACGAACGTGGCCGTCTCCAGCGTCCGCACGTTCTGCAGCGGGTCGCCGGCGACGGCGACGACGTCGGCCTGCCGGCCGGGCGCCAGCGTGCCGATGCGGCTCTCCCAGCCGAGCAGTCTGGCGGCGTTGCTGGTGCCCGCGACGATGGCCTGCATGGGCGTCATCCCGCCCCACTCCACCATCAGCGTGAACTCATGGCCGTTGGCGCCGTGCGGCCCCACGCCGGCGTCGGTCCCCAGCGCGATTGGCACCCGCGCCGCCACGGCGATGCGGATGGCGCGGCGCATCGCGGCGCCCGCATCGCGCGCCTTCTGCGCGCGCAGCCCCGTCAGCACGCCGCGGTCCGCCGCGGCGACGACCGTCTCGCCCGCGCTGAGGGTGGGGACGAGGAAGGTGCCGCGCGCCGCCATCATCCGCGCGCCCTCCTCGTCCAGGAACGACCCGTGCTCGATGGAGCTGACGCCCGCGCGCACCGCCATCCTGATCCCCTCGGCCCCGTGCGCGTGCGCGGCCACCGGGCGCTCCAGCTGCTTCGCCTCGGCCACCAGCGCGTTCATCTCCTCCTGCGTGAACTGCGGGACCCCGACGGCGTCGCCCTCGCTCAGCACGCCGCCGGTCGCGCACATCTTGATGACGTCGGCGCCGTACTTGGCCTGGTAGCGCACGGCGGCGCGCACCGGCTCGATGCCGTCGGCCACGCCCTGGCGGTAGTCGGTGTCCATCAGCCCCGGGCGGTACCCGTTCTCGTCGCAATGCCCGCCGGTGATGCCGATGGCGTGACCCGCCACCTGCATCCGCGGGCCCACGGTGTAGCCGCCGTCGATGGCGGTGCGCAGCGCCACGTCGTCGAAGTGCGGCGACCCGACCACGCGCACGGTGGTGAAGCCGTTCATCAGCGTCCGCCGCGCGTTCTCGGCGCCCAGGATGGCGGAGAAGCCGGGAAAGTCGCGCACCTCCTGGTCGCGGTTGCCGGGGTCGTTCAGCGCGCGCCCGATGATGTGCACGTGCGCGTCGATGAACCCCGGCAGCAGCGTGGCGTCGCCCAGGTCGACCACGCGCGCGCCGGTGGGCACCGCGGCGGCGCCCTGGCGGCCCACGGCCACGATGCGGTCGTCGGTGACCACCACTTCGCCGCTGGCGATGGGCGCGGCGCCGGTGCCGTCGATCACCCGCGCGGCGCGGAGCACCACCGTGCCGGTTCCCTTCGTCGGATACGAGGCCTGCGCGTGCAGCGCGGGCGCGAGCAGCACCGCGGCGGCGGCCGCGGCCAGTGTGGAGCGGGTCAACGGGTCCTCCCGGAGCGGGTCGTGGGCGTGCGGTGGGCGATGAAGACGGAAGATGATGCTCGCCGCCCGCCGCCCCGGCAAGCGGCGCCCGCGCGGCGTCGATTCTCGGGTTGCCGATCCACACTTCTTCCAGTCGCCCGTAGGATACTTTTCAAGTCTCTCCCCGATCGCGCGGATGGGCCTTATCTTTATGCCCCAATTCGGTTTACCCGTCGCTTTGCTTCCCCGTCGTCTCACCCTTCCACCCACTCCGGACATGCCCGATCCCATCAAGGTGCTGCTCATCGCCTCCGACGCCTTCGCCGACGACCAGGCTCCGCTCCGGATCGACAGGGAGGCAAGGGCGGTGATGAACGCGATCCAGCGCGCATGCCAGCGTGAGACGATCAAGCTCGAGACGCGATGGGCGGTGACAATCGAAGAGTTCCAGCATCTCATCATCGATTTCAAGCCCGCGATCGTCCACTTCGCCGGCCACGGGAACCGGAAGGAGGGGATCTTCCTCACGGACTACCTCGGGAATGATCGGGCGATCGACCGTGAAGCGCTGTGCGAGCTTTTCGGGATTCTCCGGAAGTTCGTCCGCGTCGTCGTGCTGAACGCGTGCGAGACGCTGTCGACGGCCCGCGAGATCGGCTCGGCGGTCGACTACACGATCGGGATGAGGACATCGATCACGGACGCCGCCGCGGCTGCGTTCGCGGAGGAGTTCTACGGCTCGCTGGCGTCGGGGATGACGGTGAAGGAGGCGTTCGATCTCGGCCGGTGCCGGTTGCGGGTGTCCCATCCTCGCGAGCGTCGCACGCCCCAGCTGCTGATCCGGAGCGGGGTCGATCCGGATTCATGGGCGGCGGAGCACGGGGTTGGTGGGGATGAAGGCCCTGCCACCGCCCGCGCGGTGCACTGGGCTCGGCTCCTGTTCGACGTCTCCACCGCTGGGTGCGGCGAGCAGGTTCGCCTGATGGCGGAGAAGGCGGCGCGGCACCGTTCGTCGCATGGACGCGAATGGCTGCTGGGACTCTTCTCGTACGCGAAGGGGCCGGCGGGGATCGCCTCGCCGCATGCGCGCGACCGGTTCGCGATGCTGCTGCGCGCCTTCTACGCGAATCCCCGCCTCGCGCCCGAGGCCGACGCGGCGCTCGGCGAGCTGCTGCGCGCCGGCGCGGGGATGGAGGTGCTGGAGCTGGTGCAGCGGCTTCGGTCGGCGGTGGAATTCGACGCGTACCACTGGCTGCGCCGCATCGTCGACGAGGGCGGCGAACCGGGGGCCGCTGTACGCACGGTGCTGGACGATGATCTGATGCATGCCGGATCGGGCATCTACCGGTTGCTGGAGAAGCTTTCCGAGTGGTTGCCGCCGGCGGGGCACGGTGGGTTGAACATCTCCGAATCCAACCGCATCGCCCTGGAGCTTCTGCCGGAATACGCCGCCGCTACCATCGCGGCGTGGGATCATGCTGGCGACACCGGGTCGCGCCGCCTGGTTCCGCTGCTGGTGATGGACGCCGACGACGCGCAGCCCAACGCGGCGCTCCTCGCGTCGTGGCTGCTCCATCCGGCGTTGCCCGCGATTTACGGCGGGGGGGACGAGGGCGCGGACGGGGTGACGTGCACGGTGGCGGGGCTCGTGGCGAAGTGGGCGTGCATCCTCGGCGCTCCCGACGGGGATCCACCGGTGGGCGCCGCCGCGGACGACGTGCTCACCGCGTTGCTGGAGGCGATCCTGGCGCAGACGTCCGACGCGCGCGGGCTCCAGCTGCGCCGGGCGATGGTGGCTTACTGGACGGAGATGAAGATGGGCTACGCCGCGCTGGTGAGGCTGCTCGGGTTCTGGGGAGGCGCGAAGCGCCGCGAGGTCGCCCGGGACCGCGACCTGCTGCAGGCGCTGCTGGATCGCTTCCGCGAGCTGGAGAACGATCCTCCGCCAGCGATGCGCTTCGTCGCCTGACCGCGATCTGCCGCCGCGGCCTTGTCATCCCCCGCGTGAAGGGCGATTGTGCCGGCCCACATACGCGAACGGGCGAGGGGTTGATGACGCAGCGGTGGATGGAGCACACGGTGGCGGCGGACGAGGCGGGGCGCACGGTGCAGGAGGTGCTCACCGGGCCGATGCAGGTGTCGCGGCGGATGATCCAGAAGCTCACGCGCGCGCACGGCATCACGCTCAACCGCCGACCCGCGTTCCTGGGCCGCAAGGTCAAGGCGGGCGACGTGGTCGCGGCGCGCGTGGGGTTCGAGGAGGAGACGGGGCTGAGTCCCGTGGCCATGCCGCTGGCCATCGTGCACGAGGACGACGACGTGCTGGTGCTGGACAAGCCGCCGTTCGTGCTCGTTCACCCCACCTCGCCCGAGCAGGCGGAGACGCTGTCGCACGGGGTGGCGCACCACTTCGCGGAGCGCGGCGTGCGGGCGAAGGTGCGGCCCGTGCACCGCATCGACCGTGACACGTCAGGCCTCGTACTCTTCGCCAAGAGCGCCGTGGCCCACGCGCGGCTCGACGCGCAGCTGCGCGAGGGCGGCCTCCAGCGCGTCTACCAGGCCGTGGTCGACGGCGTGGTCGCGGAGGACGAGGGGACGATCGACGCGCCCATCGGCCGCGACCCGCGCCGCCCGCACCTGCGCGCCGTCCGCGCCGACGGCGAGCCCGCGCGCACGCGCTTCCGCGTGCTGGAGCGCTGGGCCCGCGCCACGCTGCTGGAGCTCGAGCTGGAGACCGGCCGCACGCACCAGATCCGCGTGCACATGGCGCACGCCGGCCACCCCGTCCTCGGCGACCGCCAGTACGGCCGCGCCGGCACGGGGCTGATCAAGCGCCAGGCGCTGCACGCGTCCCGCCTCTCCTTCACCCACCCCACCACCGGCACGCGCCTCACCTTCGATGCTCCTCTCCCGCCTGACATCGCCGCGCTGATCGAACGCCTCTCGAGTGGTTGATCGCTTCCGCGATCTGTCATGACATACGTGGTGGTTGATCTGTCATTCCGAAGGCGCTGCACCGGCCTCTCGTCCGCGACGAACTGCGGGCGCCTGAGGAATCTGTGGCCTGCGTCCGCGCGTGATTCGGCCGTCGGCGCGGGCGCAGGCTACAGATTCCTCGGGCTGCATCCATTCGTGCGGACGCGATACCGGTCTGGCCGCCCTCGGAATGACAGATGGCTGGATCGCGATGATGAAGTCCGCGAAGGCGGACTGCGTGTGGTTGTAGCCGCGAGTTAACTCGCATTGTCGCGCGCAAATATGCGCGTCGCGCAAACGCTCTGCGTCGCCGCGCATCGTCCATCTCCATCCCCCAATCCCATCACCGAAAAAGGCGAGACGCCAGTGCGCCTCGCCTTCTCGTCATCTCCAGATCCCCCAGCCCGCGATCAGTCCGCCGCGGTGGGGTCGGGGTCGCCGGCGATGGGGCGGTGGTCGGGGACGCGGCCGATGCCCGCCTCCTGCTCCACGCCGAGCTGCCGCGGGCTCTCCTCCGGCGGGATCACCGCGGCGTGCGGGTCGAACTCGCCCTCCCAGCGCGCCATCACCACCGTCGCCAGGCAGTTGCCGACCAGGTTCACCGTGGTGCGCGCCATGTCCATCAGCTCGTCCACGCCCAGGATCACCGCCACGCCCTCCAGCGGCAGCCCGAAGGTGGCCAGGGTGCCCGACAGGATCACCAGCGACGCGCGGGGGACGGCCGCCACTCCCTTCGAAGTCAGCATCAGCGTCAGCATCATGGTGAGCTGGTGCCAGAAGGTGAGCGGGTGCCCGGCCGCCTGAGCCACGAAGATCGACGCCAGCGCCAGGTACAGCGTGGTCCCGTCGAGGTTGAACGAGTACCCGGTGGGCATCACGAAGGCCACGATCCGCCGCGGGACGCCGATCCCCTCCATGGCCTGCATCGCCCGCGGCAGCGCCGCCTCGGACGAGGTGGTGGAGAACGCGATCAGCGCCGGCTGCCGCACCGCCTGCAGGAACTTGCGGATCGGCACCCGCGCGACCAGCGCGATGGGCAGCAGCACGCCCAGCACGAAGACGACGAGCGCGCCGTAGAGGGTGAGGATCAGCTTCCCCAGGTTCACCAGCACGCCCAGCCCGCTGTGGCTGACCGTGACCGCGATGGCCGCGCCGATGCCGATCGGCGCGAAGCGCATGATGATGGCGGTGAACTTGAACATGATCTCCGCCAGCGCCTCGCAGAACCCGATCATCACCTCCTTGGGCCGCCCGCGCACCTGCGACAGCGCCACCGCGAACAGCACCGACCAGAACACGATCTGCAGCACCTGGTTGTCGACCGCCGCCTCGGCCAGGCTCTGCGGCACCATGTGCTCCAGGAACGAGCCCAGCGTCAGCTCGTGCCCCTTGGCGGCCAGCTCGGCGCCTGTGGCCGCGGGCGCGGCCAGCTGCACGCCCACGCCGGGCTTCACCAGGTTCACCGCGCCCAGGCCGATGAACAGGGCGATGGTGGTGACGATCTCGAAGTAGATCAGCGACTTGAGCGCCAGCCGGCCCACGCGCTTCATGTCGTCGCCGTGCCCCGCGATGCCGATCACCAGCGTGCTGAAGATGATCGGCACGATGATCGACTTGATCATCCGCAGGAAGATGGTCGACAGCGGCTTGAGCTGCGTGGCCTCGAAGCCCCCCGTTCCCGTGGGGAAGAGGAATCCCAGCAGGACCCCGACGGCCATGCCGATCAGGATCCACTGGGTCAGCGAAACGCGGCGGATATACCTCAACATCGTCGGTCCGGGGGATGCCGGTGGGGGCGATGCGGGCGGACGGCGCCCAAATGGCGAAGGGCCGCCGCCCCGTGAGGCTCACGGAGCGGCGGCCCCCACTAACCGGGCCGGAAGTATGTCGCGGGAACCCCGTCCCCGCAAGGGCTTACGCTACGCGGCGCGACCGGCCCCACCCCGGAATTCGGTGGATGGAGACAAAATGCCGCCTGCCCCACCCGGCCGGGGCCCTCACCCTGGAGAAGGCGAGACAAACTGCCTTCTCGCCTTCTCTGGAGGCCCTCACCCGAAAAGTTGAAGCGCCGAGACATAACCCCCGTCTCGGCGCTTCAACTTTTCGACCTCTCCCGACAGCAGGAGAGGTAAACTGCAACTGCAACTAAACTCCCCGCGAAGTTTCAGTTCTCCCCTCCCCTGCGTAGCGGGGGAGGGGCCGGGGGAGGGGGCCATCCGCGGCCGCGCCGGGCCCCGCCACTCGTCCCGAAGCCCGTCCCCACCCTGAGGTCTCCCCCTTCTCCTGCAGTTCGGGAGAAGGGGGCCGGGGGGATGAGGGGCCTCCGTCAGCTCGACGGCAGCACGGTGAACGCCAGGCCGAACGGGCACACGCCGGTGGTGACGGTGCGGTTGACGGTGTAGGGCGCGCCGTTCAGGCGGTACGCCTTCCCCGCGGCCAGGCAGTCGCCCGGGTTCAGCGTGTGCAGCCGCCCCGAGGGGTCGAACCCGAGCCCCGACACCGGCGGCGCGCCGTTGGGAAGGACCGGGTTGTCGAGCCCGCGCACGAACTGGCGCACGCCCGGGTTCCACACCAGCACGCCGGTGCCGTACACGCCCACGTACAGGTTGCCGTCCGGCCCCACGTCGATGGAGCCCGGGAACTCGCCGAAGCCGGGGACCAGCTCCTCGGTGCCCGTCACCAGGTTCACCACCGAGAGCGAGCCGTCGGCCTGCCCGAAGTGGCCGGCGTTGATCACGTACAGCCGGCTGCCGACCACCACCCCCGCCTGCGGGTTGATGCCGGTCAGCTGCAGGCTCCCCACCACCTTCCCCGTGGCGTCGATCGCGCTGATCGAGCCGGGGCCGGCGGGCGAGAAGTTCACCAGGTTGCCGTTCAGCACGAACAGCACGCCGCCGCTGGCCACGATCGCCTGCGGATAGGTGCCCACCGCCACCTCGGCGCCCACCGCGCCCGTGCGCACGTTCACCGGG from Longimicrobium sp. harbors:
- a CDS encoding amidohydrolase family protein, whose product is MTRSTLAAAAAAVLLAPALHAQASYPTKGTGTVVLRAARVIDGTGAAPIASGEVVVTDDRIVAVGRQGAAAVPTGARVVDLGDATLLPGFIDAHVHIIGRALNDPGNRDQEVRDFPGFSAILGAENARRTLMNGFTTVRVVGSPHFDDVALRTAIDGGYTVGPRMQVAGHAIGITGGHCDENGYRPGLMDTDYRQGVADGIEPVRAAVRYQAKYGADVIKMCATGGVLSEGDAVGVPQFTQEEMNALVAEAKQLERPVAAHAHGAEGIRMAVRAGVSSIEHGSFLDEEGARMMAARGTFLVPTLSAGETVVAAADRGVLTGLRAQKARDAGAAMRRAIRIAVAARVPIALGTDAGVGPHGANGHEFTLMVEWGGMTPMQAIVAGTSNAARLLGWESRIGTLAPGRQADVVAVAGDPLQNVRTLETATFVMKNGVVYKEPARR
- a CDS encoding CHAT domain-containing protein, with product MMLAARRPGKRRPRGVDSRVADPHFFQSPVGYFSSLSPIARMGLIFMPQFGLPVALLPRRLTLPPTPDMPDPIKVLLIASDAFADDQAPLRIDREARAVMNAIQRACQRETIKLETRWAVTIEEFQHLIIDFKPAIVHFAGHGNRKEGIFLTDYLGNDRAIDREALCELFGILRKFVRVVVLNACETLSTAREIGSAVDYTIGMRTSITDAAAAAFAEEFYGSLASGMTVKEAFDLGRCRLRVSHPRERRTPQLLIRSGVDPDSWAAEHGVGGDEGPATARAVHWARLLFDVSTAGCGEQVRLMAEKAARHRSSHGREWLLGLFSYAKGPAGIASPHARDRFAMLLRAFYANPRLAPEADAALGELLRAGAGMEVLELVQRLRSAVEFDAYHWLRRIVDEGGEPGAAVRTVLDDDLMHAGSGIYRLLEKLSEWLPPAGHGGLNISESNRIALELLPEYAAATIAAWDHAGDTGSRRLVPLLVMDADDAQPNAALLASWLLHPALPAIYGGGDEGADGVTCTVAGLVAKWACILGAPDGDPPVGAAADDVLTALLEAILAQTSDARGLQLRRAMVAYWTEMKMGYAALVRLLGFWGGAKRREVARDRDLLQALLDRFRELENDPPPAMRFVA
- a CDS encoding RluA family pseudouridine synthase, with the protein product MTQRWMEHTVAADEAGRTVQEVLTGPMQVSRRMIQKLTRAHGITLNRRPAFLGRKVKAGDVVAARVGFEEETGLSPVAMPLAIVHEDDDVLVLDKPPFVLVHPTSPEQAETLSHGVAHHFAERGVRAKVRPVHRIDRDTSGLVLFAKSAVAHARLDAQLREGGLQRVYQAVVDGVVAEDEGTIDAPIGRDPRRPHLRAVRADGEPARTRFRVLERWARATLLELELETGRTHQIRVHMAHAGHPVLGDRQYGRAGTGLIKRQALHASRLSFTHPTTGTRLTFDAPLPPDIAALIERLSSG
- a CDS encoding cation:dicarboxylase symporter family transporter is translated as MLRYIRRVSLTQWILIGMAVGVLLGFLFPTGTGGFEATQLKPLSTIFLRMIKSIIVPIIFSTLVIGIAGHGDDMKRVGRLALKSLIYFEIVTTIALFIGLGAVNLVKPGVGVQLAAPAATGAELAAKGHELTLGSFLEHMVPQSLAEAAVDNQVLQIVFWSVLFAVALSQVRGRPKEVMIGFCEALAEIMFKFTAIIMRFAPIGIGAAIAVTVSHSGLGVLVNLGKLILTLYGALVVFVLGVLLPIALVARVPIRKFLQAVRQPALIAFSTTSSEAALPRAMQAMEGIGVPRRIVAFVMPTGYSFNLDGTTLYLALASIFVAQAAGHPLTFWHQLTMMLTLMLTSKGVAAVPRASLVILSGTLATFGLPLEGVAVILGVDELMDMARTTVNLVGNCLATVVMARWEGEFDPHAAVIPPEESPRQLGVEQEAGIGRVPDHRPIAGDPDPTAAD